The Candidatus Eisenbacteria bacterium genome has a window encoding:
- a CDS encoding sugar phosphate nucleotidyltransferase: MKGVVLAGGLGTRLLPLTRITNKHLLPVFDRPMIYYPLQALINAGIRDILIVTGGQHAGDFLRLLRNGKDFGLDRLHYAYQEGEGGIAAALALAERFAEGDRICVVLGDNIVEGSIVPAVRRFARQRKGARVILKEVPDAERFGVAEISGGRVVSIVEKPKRPKSRYAVTGIYMYDRQVFDVIKTLEPSGRGELEITDVNTWYLRRGQLSCEILDGWWTDAGTMASLHRAGNLVAETGANRLDGPTTRVPDAGEAPRRAVAARRRG, from the coding sequence ATGAAGGGTGTGGTCCTCGCCGGCGGGCTCGGGACGCGCCTCCTGCCGCTCACGCGCATCACCAACAAGCACCTGCTGCCGGTGTTCGACCGGCCGATGATCTACTACCCGCTGCAGGCGCTCATCAACGCCGGCATTCGCGACATCCTGATCGTCACCGGCGGCCAGCACGCGGGCGATTTCCTGCGCCTGCTGCGCAACGGCAAGGACTTCGGGCTCGATCGCCTGCACTATGCGTATCAGGAGGGCGAAGGTGGCATCGCGGCGGCCCTCGCGCTCGCGGAACGCTTCGCCGAGGGCGACCGGATCTGCGTCGTGCTCGGAGACAACATCGTCGAGGGCTCGATCGTCCCCGCGGTGCGCCGATTCGCGCGCCAGCGCAAGGGCGCGCGCGTGATCCTGAAGGAGGTGCCCGACGCCGAGCGCTTCGGCGTCGCGGAGATCTCCGGGGGGCGGGTGGTCTCCATCGTCGAGAAGCCGAAGCGGCCCAAGAGCCGCTACGCCGTCACCGGGATCTACATGTACGACCGTCAGGTTTTTGACGTGATCAAGACGCTCGAGCCCTCGGGGCGGGGCGAGCTCGAGATCACGGACGTCAATACCTGGTACTTGAGACGCGGCCAGCTCTCGTGTGAGATCCTGGATGGTTGGTGGACGGACGCAGGCACGATGGCGTCGCTGCACAGGGCCGGCAATCTCGTCGCCGAGACGGGAGCCAATCGGCTGGACGGGCCGACGACGCGCGTGCCGGACGCGGGCGAAGCGCCGCGTCGCGCCGTGGCGGCGAGGAGACGCGGATGA
- a CDS encoding dTDP-4-dehydrorhamnose 3,5-epimerase family protein, which produces MIDGVVVKECTVHADDRGTLVEVVRDDEPVFREVKQTTLTVTYPGVIKAFHWHVRQWDVWFFASGNAQVVLYDLREGSPTCGQTQVLYMGAAKPRVIAIPPGVAHGYRVLGNEPVALFYHTTEHYDAANPDEERIPFDDPRIGFDWRTKNR; this is translated from the coding sequence ATGATCGACGGGGTGGTGGTGAAGGAATGCACGGTCCATGCGGACGACCGCGGCACGCTCGTCGAGGTGGTCCGCGACGACGAGCCGGTCTTCCGCGAGGTGAAGCAGACGACGCTCACCGTCACGTACCCCGGCGTGATCAAGGCCTTCCATTGGCACGTGCGGCAGTGGGACGTCTGGTTCTTCGCGAGCGGCAACGCGCAGGTCGTGCTCTACGACCTCCGCGAGGGATCGCCTACGTGCGGGCAGACGCAGGTCCTGTACATGGGGGCCGCCAAGCCGCGGGTGATCGCCATCCCGCCGGGCGTGGCGCACGGCTACCGGGTGCTCGGGAACGAGCCGGTCGCGCTCTTCTACCATACGACCGAGCACTACGACGCGGCGAATCCCGACGAGGAGCGGATCCCGTTCGACGACCCTCGCATCGGATTCGACTGGCGAACCAAGAACCGGTAG
- the rfbB gene encoding dTDP-glucose 4,6-dehydratase codes for MRLLVTGAAGFIGTNFVRQALGSRRERVGRLVAVDVLTYAGNYANLADLDGDPVFRFVKADIADAPAMAALVREERIDTLVNFAAESHVDRSIEDAAPFLRTNVHGTIALLEAVRGLAGFRCFLHVSTDEVYGTIPTGRATEDAPLRPSSPYAASKAAADGFVQAYATTYGVPAAITRCSNNYGPYQFPEKLIPLFVTNAFAGEPLPLYGDGMQVRDWIHVADHCEALWHVLGLGVTDAPVFNVSAHNETPNREVTTAILRLTGRGADLVRHVTDRPGHDRRYALDASRLRATGWTSRRAFADGLAETVAWYRDHRAWWDDVKSGAYRDYYERMYGARLRTATS; via the coding sequence ATGCGGCTGCTCGTCACCGGGGCGGCGGGGTTCATCGGCACGAACTTCGTCCGCCAGGCCCTGGGATCGCGGCGGGAGCGGGTCGGACGCCTGGTCGCGGTCGACGTCCTCACCTACGCGGGCAACTACGCGAACCTTGCCGATCTCGACGGCGATCCGGTCTTCCGATTCGTCAAGGCGGACATCGCCGACGCGCCGGCCATGGCCGCGCTCGTTCGCGAGGAGCGGATCGACACGCTGGTCAACTTCGCGGCCGAGTCGCACGTCGACCGCAGCATCGAGGACGCGGCGCCGTTCCTGCGCACCAACGTCCACGGGACGATCGCGCTGCTCGAAGCGGTACGTGGGCTCGCGGGGTTCCGGTGCTTCCTGCACGTCTCGACCGACGAGGTCTACGGCACGATCCCGACCGGACGCGCGACCGAAGATGCGCCGCTGCGCCCGTCGAGCCCGTACGCCGCCAGCAAGGCCGCGGCGGACGGCTTCGTGCAGGCCTACGCTACGACGTACGGCGTACCGGCGGCGATCACGCGCTGCTCGAACAACTACGGCCCGTATCAGTTCCCCGAGAAGCTGATCCCGCTGTTCGTCACCAACGCCTTCGCCGGAGAGCCCCTGCCGCTGTATGGCGACGGCATGCAGGTCCGCGACTGGATCCACGTCGCGGACCATTGCGAGGCCCTCTGGCACGTCCTGGGGCTCGGCGTGACGGACGCCCCCGTCTTCAACGTGAGCGCGCACAACGAGACGCCGAATCGCGAGGTCACGACCGCGATCCTGCGCCTCACCGGACGCGGTGCCGACCTCGTCCGGCACGTGACGGATCGGCCCGGGCACGATCGCCGCTACGCGCTCGACGCCTCCCGCCTGCGCGCGACCGGCTGGACGTCACGCCGGGCGTTCGCGGACGGCCTCGCCGAGACGGTCGCATGGTACCGCGACCATCGTGCCTGGTGGGACGACGTGAAGAGCGGCGCCTACCGCGACTACTACGAGCGCATGTACGGCGCGCGCCTGCGCACGGCGACCTCCTGA
- the gmd gene encoding GDP-mannose 4,6-dehydratase — MAPTALITGITGQDGSYLAEFLLGQGYRVVGMVRRASTENFERIAHLQGRIELRQADLLDQLSLIDILKDARPDEIYNLAAQSFVPTSWQQPVLTAEFDAVGVTKLLESMRLVVPEARFYQASSSEMFGKVRETPQRESTPFYPRSPYGVAKVYGHFITVNYRESYGLFACSGILFNHESPRRGKEFVTRKVSDGVARIKLGLQKELRMGNLEARRDWGFAGDYVEAMWRMLQQAAPDDYVVATGETHAVRELVEVAFGVVGLDWRDYVREDPAFLRPAEVDLLVGDAAKARSRLGWAPRVSFHGLVEMMVRADLARLGQAT; from the coding sequence ATGGCACCCACGGCGCTCATCACCGGCATCACCGGACAGGACGGCTCGTACCTGGCGGAGTTCCTGCTCGGGCAGGGCTACCGCGTGGTCGGCATGGTGCGGCGCGCCAGCACCGAGAACTTCGAGCGCATCGCGCACCTGCAGGGGCGCATCGAGCTCCGGCAGGCGGACCTGCTCGACCAGCTCTCGCTCATCGACATCCTGAAAGACGCTCGACCCGACGAGATCTACAACCTCGCGGCCCAGTCATTCGTCCCGACGTCGTGGCAGCAGCCCGTCCTCACGGCCGAGTTCGATGCGGTCGGCGTGACGAAGCTCCTCGAGTCGATGCGGCTGGTGGTCCCCGAGGCACGCTTCTACCAGGCGAGCTCGAGCGAGATGTTCGGCAAGGTGCGCGAGACGCCGCAGCGCGAGTCGACGCCCTTCTACCCGCGGAGCCCGTACGGCGTCGCGAAGGTCTACGGGCACTTCATCACGGTCAACTATCGCGAGAGCTACGGGCTCTTCGCCTGCTCGGGGATCCTCTTCAACCACGAGTCGCCGCGGCGCGGGAAGGAGTTCGTGACCCGCAAGGTCTCGGACGGCGTCGCGCGCATCAAGCTCGGGCTCCAGAAGGAGCTGCGCATGGGGAACCTCGAGGCGCGGCGCGACTGGGGCTTCGCCGGCGACTACGTGGAAGCCATGTGGCGCATGCTCCAGCAGGCGGCGCCCGACGACTACGTGGTCGCGACCGGCGAGACACACGCCGTCCGCGAGCTGGTCGAGGTCGCGTTCGGCGTCGTCGGGCTCGACTGGCGGGACTACGTGCGCGAGGATCCCGCCTTTCTTCGCCCGGCCGAGGTCGACCTCCTGGTCGGCGACGCCGCCAAGGCGCGCAGCCGGCTCGGCTGGGCGCCACGCGTGAGCTTCCACGGCCTGGTCGAGATGATGGTCCGCGCCGACCTCGCGCGCCTCGGGCAGGCCACCTAG
- a CDS encoding GDP-mannose 4,6-dehydratase has translation MRVLVTGIGGFVGPWLARALAACGHEVHGFVRSAEERSAVAGLTTATHQGDVTDRDGVARTLAAVAAEAVVHLAAVSFVPEAEADPDLAYRVNVGGTIAVLAAVRAAVPRARVLHVGSSDAYGAVRREELPVTEETPFRPLSVYGASKAAADITAAQWARSYGLDVVRARPFNHTGPGQQPTFVCAALARQIAAIERGDQEPVLRVGNADPVRDFSDVRDIVAGYVALLDRGKGGEAYNLCAGEGVSIAEVIALLRTHARVPLRVASDPALKRAVEIERIVGSHARATADTGWTPTIPLTETLRIVLDDWRQRRA, from the coding sequence GTGCGCGTACTCGTCACCGGGATCGGGGGCTTCGTCGGACCGTGGCTGGCGCGTGCGCTCGCGGCGTGCGGACACGAGGTCCACGGCTTCGTGCGCTCGGCCGAGGAGCGCTCGGCGGTCGCGGGCCTCACGACGGCGACGCATCAGGGCGACGTCACCGATCGTGACGGGGTGGCGCGGACGCTCGCCGCGGTCGCGGCCGAGGCGGTGGTCCATCTCGCGGCCGTATCGTTCGTCCCCGAAGCCGAGGCCGATCCGGACCTCGCCTATCGCGTGAACGTCGGCGGCACGATCGCGGTCCTCGCCGCGGTGCGGGCGGCGGTGCCGCGCGCGCGCGTCCTCCACGTCGGCTCGTCCGACGCGTACGGTGCGGTCCGGCGCGAGGAGCTGCCGGTCACCGAGGAGACGCCCTTTCGCCCGCTCTCGGTCTACGGGGCGTCGAAGGCGGCCGCCGACATCACGGCCGCGCAGTGGGCTCGCAGCTACGGCCTGGACGTCGTGCGCGCGCGGCCGTTCAATCACACCGGGCCCGGACAGCAGCCGACGTTCGTGTGCGCGGCGCTCGCGCGGCAGATCGCGGCCATCGAGCGGGGTGACCAGGAGCCGGTGCTGCGGGTCGGGAACGCCGACCCCGTGCGCGACTTCTCCGACGTGCGCGACATCGTCGCCGGCTACGTCGCGCTCCTCGACCGCGGCAAGGGCGGGGAGGCGTACAACCTCTGTGCCGGCGAGGGCGTCAGCATCGCCGAGGTGATCGCGCTCCTGCGCACGCACGCGCGCGTTCCGCTGCGGGTCGCGAGCGACCCGGCCCTCAAGCGCGCGGTCGAGATCGAGCGCATCGTCGGCAGCCACGCCCGCGCGACCGCCGACACCGGCTGGACTCCGACGATCCCACTCACCGAGACGCTGCGGATCGTGCTCGACGACTGGCGGCAGCGGCGCGCCTGA
- the argS gene encoding arginine--tRNA ligase, whose product MAKLHDMIAERMRAAIARALGADLASVDPVVRETQDARFGDFQANVAMSLGKRLGKKPREIAEAIVGAFDASGLCAPPEIAGPGFVNVRLDDGVLAALATSAARDPRLGIAPDAAPRTVVVDYSGPNVAKEMHVGHLRSTVIGDALARTIAFMGNRVVRQNHIGDWGTQFGLLIERLFDLGKAAGRDPVDLLGSDVDLTGLYRDAAALETSDPAFAARARQRVVALQRGDAETRRLWQALVAISAEQFQAAYARLGVTLAASDVRGESFYNERLAEVVAELRAAGLARDSEGAVCVFPDGFKTKEGAPLPLIVQKSDGGYLYATTDLAALRFRLRELGARRIVYVTDARQQQHFAMVFATARAAGWVPDDARLEHVVFGTVLGEDGRPFKTRSGDTVRLAELLDEAEERAGRIVLEKNPDLDAATRGGVARAVGIGAIKYADLASDRVKDYVFSWARMLAMDGNTAPYLQYAYARIRAIFRKAGLDAAPSVPVALGHPAERALVLQLLQADGVVEAVAATLEPHRLCGYLYDVATTFSTFYEACPVLPAEPAVRESRLVLCDLTARTLATGLGLLGIDTLERM is encoded by the coding sequence GTGGCGAAGCTGCACGACATGATCGCCGAGCGGATGCGCGCGGCGATCGCGCGCGCCCTGGGTGCGGACCTCGCGAGCGTCGACCCGGTCGTTCGCGAGACGCAGGACGCCCGCTTCGGCGACTTCCAGGCGAACGTCGCCATGAGCCTCGGCAAGCGCCTCGGCAAGAAGCCGCGCGAGATCGCGGAGGCCATCGTCGGCGCGTTCGACGCATCGGGGCTGTGCGCGCCGCCCGAGATCGCCGGGCCTGGATTCGTGAACGTCCGCCTGGACGACGGCGTTCTCGCCGCGCTCGCCACGTCGGCGGCGCGCGACCCGCGCCTCGGCATTGCGCCGGACGCCGCGCCCCGGACGGTGGTGGTCGACTATTCGGGGCCGAACGTCGCCAAGGAGATGCACGTCGGACACCTGCGCAGCACCGTCATCGGCGACGCGCTCGCGCGCACGATCGCGTTCATGGGCAACCGGGTCGTGCGCCAGAACCACATCGGCGACTGGGGCACGCAGTTCGGGCTCCTGATCGAGCGCCTGTTCGACCTCGGCAAGGCGGCGGGCAGGGACCCGGTGGACCTGCTCGGATCCGACGTCGATCTGACCGGGCTCTATCGCGACGCGGCGGCGCTCGAGACCAGCGATCCGGCGTTCGCGGCGCGGGCCCGCCAGCGGGTGGTCGCGCTGCAACGCGGCGACGCCGAGACGCGCCGCCTGTGGCAGGCCCTGGTCGCGATCTCCGCCGAGCAGTTCCAGGCCGCGTACGCGCGCCTCGGCGTCACGCTCGCCGCGAGCGACGTCCGCGGCGAGAGCTTCTACAACGAGCGCCTGGCCGAGGTGGTCGCCGAGCTGCGTGCCGCCGGGCTCGCACGCGACAGCGAGGGGGCGGTCTGCGTCTTCCCGGACGGCTTCAAGACGAAGGAGGGCGCGCCCCTGCCCCTCATCGTGCAGAAATCCGACGGCGGCTACCTCTACGCCACGACCGATCTCGCGGCGCTCCGCTTCCGGCTGCGCGAGCTCGGGGCGCGACGGATCGTCTACGTGACCGACGCGCGCCAGCAGCAGCACTTCGCGATGGTCTTCGCGACGGCGCGGGCCGCCGGCTGGGTACCGGACGATGCGCGCCTCGAGCACGTGGTGTTCGGCACGGTCCTCGGCGAGGACGGCAGGCCCTTCAAGACGCGCAGCGGCGACACCGTCCGCCTGGCCGAGCTGCTCGACGAGGCCGAGGAGCGCGCGGGCCGCATCGTGCTCGAGAAGAACCCCGACCTCGATGCCGCCACGCGCGGCGGCGTCGCACGTGCGGTCGGGATCGGCGCGATCAAGTACGCCGACCTCGCCAGCGACCGCGTGAAGGACTACGTCTTCAGCTGGGCGCGCATGCTCGCCATGGACGGCAACACCGCGCCCTACCTCCAGTACGCCTACGCGCGGATCCGGGCGATCTTCCGCAAGGCGGGCCTCGACGCGGCGCCGAGCGTCCCGGTTGCCCTCGGGCATCCCGCCGAGCGTGCGCTCGTCCTCCAGCTCCTGCAGGCCGACGGCGTCGTCGAGGCGGTCGCCGCCACGCTCGAGCCGCATCGCCTGTGCGGCTACCTCTACGACGTGGCGACGACCTTCAGCACGTTCTACGAGGCGTGCCCGGTGCTGCCGGCCGAGCCGGCGGTGCGCGAGAGCCGGCTCGTCCTGTGCGATCTCACCGCGCGGACGCTCGCGACCGGCCTCGGCCTGCTCGGCATCGACACCCTGGAGCGGATGTAG
- the gspE gene encoding type II secretion system ATPase GspE has product MEVQHQSLEQLLLEQGRVSAEDLRKVKRLQQERGERLERLLLDLGFISEEDLQPLLARYLGVPAISRKEFPSEPVPLGKLSLKYLRRAKVMPLTQSNGTLVVAMADPADYYAIQGLQVATGLQVEARLARERDILEGLEAIYGGGTAGEGANGNGEGDAEVAFVGEDEEDVNHLRDLASEAPVIRLVNLLINRAVESRASDIHIEPFEQELKVRYRIDGVLHDVETPARRLQAAIVSRIKIMAKLNIAERRLPQDGRIKLRLMGKEIDLRVSTLPTLYGESVVLRILDRSSINVSLGTLGFPEDVLKEFETVIQRPYGMILVTGPTGSGKTTTLYGALDKINSPDKKIITIEDPVEYQLFGVNQIHVKPQIGLTFANGLRSIVRQDPDVIMVGEIRDPETAEIAIQSALTGHLVFSTLHTNDAAGAVTRLLEMGVESYLLASSLLGVLAQRLVRRVCRKCMQPAEMPPELWREIGGRDGEPMRAVIGSGCEDCATTGYRGRAGIYEFLPVTDAVKAHILERASAGVIKETAVKQGMRTLRDDGWRSVREGTTTVAEVVRVTQEEV; this is encoded by the coding sequence ATGGAGGTGCAGCACCAGAGCCTGGAGCAGCTCCTTCTCGAGCAGGGGCGCGTGAGCGCCGAGGACCTGCGGAAGGTCAAGCGGCTCCAGCAGGAGCGTGGCGAGCGACTCGAGCGCCTGCTGCTCGATCTGGGATTCATCTCGGAGGAGGACCTGCAGCCGCTCCTCGCGCGCTACCTCGGCGTGCCGGCCATCTCCCGCAAGGAGTTCCCCAGCGAGCCGGTGCCGCTCGGAAAGCTGTCGCTCAAGTACCTGCGGCGCGCCAAGGTCATGCCGCTCACTCAGTCGAACGGGACGCTCGTCGTCGCCATGGCCGACCCCGCCGACTACTACGCCATCCAGGGCCTCCAGGTGGCGACGGGTCTCCAGGTCGAGGCCCGCCTCGCGCGCGAACGCGACATCCTCGAAGGTCTCGAAGCCATCTACGGCGGCGGGACCGCCGGCGAGGGCGCGAACGGCAACGGCGAGGGCGACGCCGAGGTCGCGTTCGTCGGCGAGGACGAGGAGGACGTGAACCACCTGCGCGACCTCGCGAGCGAGGCGCCCGTGATCCGGCTCGTGAACCTCCTCATCAACCGGGCGGTCGAGAGTCGCGCGTCCGACATCCACATCGAGCCCTTCGAGCAGGAGCTGAAGGTCCGCTACCGGATCGACGGCGTGCTGCACGACGTCGAAACGCCGGCGCGGCGCCTGCAGGCCGCGATCGTCTCGCGCATCAAGATCATGGCGAAGCTGAACATCGCCGAGCGCCGCTTGCCGCAGGACGGTCGCATCAAGCTGCGCCTCATGGGCAAGGAGATCGATCTCCGCGTCTCGACCCTCCCGACGCTCTACGGCGAGAGCGTCGTGCTCCGCATCCTCGATCGCTCGAGCATCAACGTGAGCCTCGGGACGCTCGGATTCCCCGAAGACGTCCTCAAGGAGTTCGAGACCGTCATCCAGCGGCCGTACGGCATGATCCTGGTGACGGGGCCCACCGGCAGCGGCAAGACGACCACGCTCTACGGCGCGCTCGACAAGATCAACTCGCCCGACAAGAAGATCATCACGATCGAGGATCCCGTCGAGTACCAGCTCTTCGGCGTGAACCAGATCCACGTGAAGCCGCAGATCGGGCTCACGTTCGCCAACGGCCTGCGCTCGATCGTTCGCCAGGACCCCGACGTCATCATGGTCGGTGAGATCCGCGACCCCGAGACGGCCGAGATCGCCATCCAGTCGGCGCTGACCGGCCACCTGGTCTTCTCCACCCTGCACACGAACGACGCCGCCGGCGCCGTGACACGGCTGCTCGAGATGGGCGTCGAGAGCTATCTCCTGGCGTCCTCGCTGCTCGGCGTGCTCGCGCAGCGGCTCGTGCGTCGCGTGTGCCGCAAGTGCATGCAGCCCGCCGAGATGCCGCCCGAGCTGTGGCGCGAGATCGGCGGCCGCGACGGCGAGCCCATGCGTGCCGTCATCGGGAGCGGCTGCGAGGACTGCGCCACCACGGGCTACCGGGGTCGTGCCGGCATCTACGAGTTCCTGCCCGTGACCGACGCGGTGAAGGCGCACATCCTGGAGCGCGCGTCGGCCGGCGTCATCAAGGAGACGGCGGTGAAGCAGGGCATGCGGACGCTCCGCGACGACGGATGGCGCAGCGTCCGCGAGGGGACGACCACCGTGGCCGAGGTCGTCCGGGTGACGCAGGAAGAGGTCTAG
- a CDS encoding alkaline phosphatase family protein, whose translation MIGLDGVGLPLVQDLVARGLMPNLGKLVANGTLAPMRSSIPTISSVSWTGFMTGKNPGKHGIYGFTDMKPGTLTLFFPNFGNVRGDTLWDVAARAGKRSIVMNIPGTYPARQMNGMLVSGFVAVNLERAVYPADLLGRLRTAGYKIDVDYMNADQRPDAFFDDTRAVLDARRRVYLDLLRNDSWDLFIGVITECDRLHHYFWSQLVDPAAPLHGKFLDVYRQLDDVLGELVAAIPADVPLFVVADHGHTLIHREFYPNAWLRQQGLLRFTVEKPKGPADLDPASKVFVLDPGRVYVHRKGRFPLGTIGPSEADDLLGRLREGLLALHDDSPGAPAGGRPIPRVFSQAELYHGPAVDAAPDLVIHFNDGYDPKGALSKTEVFGRSALTGMHTYADSLFFVNRPGVPTDDLDIIDLAPTILALLGVEPPADMDGRVRLPT comes from the coding sequence GTGATCGGGCTCGACGGCGTCGGGCTGCCGCTCGTGCAGGACCTCGTCGCACGCGGCCTCATGCCGAACCTCGGGAAGCTCGTCGCCAACGGAACGCTGGCCCCGATGCGCTCGTCCATTCCCACCATCTCGTCGGTGTCGTGGACGGGCTTCATGACCGGGAAGAATCCCGGCAAGCACGGCATCTACGGCTTCACGGACATGAAGCCGGGCACGCTGACGCTCTTCTTTCCGAACTTCGGCAACGTGCGCGGGGACACGCTCTGGGACGTCGCCGCGCGCGCGGGCAAGCGTTCGATCGTGATGAACATTCCCGGCACGTACCCGGCGCGCCAGATGAACGGCATGCTGGTCTCGGGATTCGTCGCGGTGAACCTCGAGCGGGCCGTGTATCCGGCCGACCTCCTCGGGCGCCTTCGGACCGCCGGCTACAAGATCGACGTCGACTACATGAACGCCGATCAGCGCCCCGACGCGTTCTTCGACGACACGCGTGCGGTGCTGGACGCCCGGCGGCGGGTCTACCTGGATCTCCTCCGGAACGACTCGTGGGACCTCTTCATCGGCGTCATCACCGAGTGCGATCGCCTGCACCACTACTTCTGGAGCCAGCTCGTGGACCCCGCGGCGCCCCTGCACGGGAAGTTCCTCGACGTCTACCGCCAGCTCGACGACGTGCTGGGCGAGCTCGTCGCGGCGATTCCGGCCGACGTTCCCCTCTTCGTGGTCGCCGATCACGGCCACACCCTCATCCACCGCGAGTTCTATCCGAACGCCTGGCTGCGCCAGCAGGGGCTCCTGCGCTTCACGGTGGAGAAGCCCAAGGGGCCTGCCGATCTCGACCCCGCCTCGAAGGTGTTCGTCCTCGATCCAGGCCGCGTCTACGTGCACCGCAAGGGGCGCTTCCCGCTGGGCACGATCGGGCCCTCCGAGGCCGACGATCTCCTGGGTCGCCTGCGCGAGGGGCTGCTCGCCCTGCACGACGACAGCCCGGGAGCGCCCGCCGGGGGCCGGCCGATCCCGCGCGTCTTCTCGCAGGCCGAGCTGTACCACGGCCCTGCCGTCGACGCGGCGCCCGATCTGGTGATCCACTTCAACGACGGCTACGACCCGAAGGGCGCGCTCTCGAAGACGGAGGTGTTCGGGCGCAGCGCCTTGACCGGCATGCACACCTACGCCGACTCCCTGTTCTTCGTGAACCGCCCGGGCGTCCCGACCGACGACCTCGACATCATCGACCTCGCACCGACGATCCTGGCGCTGCTCGGTGTCGAGCCGCCCGCCGACATGGACGGGCGCGTGCGCTTGCCCACGTGA
- a CDS encoding type II secretion system F family protein, which produces MAQFQFRAADAEGKVVEGTIEAGEAAAVVARLQDRGLIPLRVGAAAESKAPARTGGVASSRFRGRLGQRHLLIVTQELSALLGAGLPLDRSLATLTELADHPDLARILDEVLTSVRGGKSLADALGQHKFFPPLYVNMVRAGEVGGFLDASLARLAEYLERAQDLRREVVSSLTYPAVLTGVLGASLIFLLVYVLPRFSALFEGMGRAMPLPARIVMGTSDVIRAYWWVGAIVIGLGVMGFRRWVATPAGRLRWDQTKLRIVGLGQVLRKMEVSGVTRTLGTLIKSGVPMIQALDTARAVVGNVVIANALADVEVGVREGAGVSNPLARSGAFPPLAVQMISVGEETGKLDDMLLRVAEHYDREVRAQIIQFTRLLEPIMIVVMGLLVGAVVVSMLTAIFSINDLPM; this is translated from the coding sequence TTGGCGCAGTTTCAGTTCCGCGCTGCTGACGCAGAAGGCAAGGTCGTCGAGGGGACGATCGAGGCTGGAGAAGCCGCAGCCGTCGTCGCGCGCCTCCAGGATCGCGGCCTGATTCCGCTGCGGGTCGGCGCGGCGGCAGAGAGCAAGGCGCCTGCGCGGACCGGTGGCGTCGCGTCGAGCCGCTTCCGCGGCCGGCTCGGGCAGCGACATCTGCTGATCGTGACCCAGGAGCTGTCGGCGCTGCTCGGTGCCGGCCTGCCGCTCGACCGCAGCCTCGCGACCCTGACCGAGCTTGCCGATCATCCGGACCTGGCGCGCATCCTCGACGAGGTGCTGACGTCGGTTCGCGGCGGCAAGTCGCTCGCCGACGCCCTGGGACAGCACAAGTTCTTTCCGCCGCTCTACGTCAACATGGTGCGCGCGGGCGAGGTCGGCGGCTTCCTCGACGCGTCGCTCGCGCGGCTCGCGGAGTACCTCGAGCGCGCGCAGGACCTGCGACGCGAGGTGGTGAGCTCGCTCACGTACCCCGCCGTGCTGACGGGCGTCCTCGGCGCGTCGTTGATCTTCCTGCTGGTCTACGTCCTGCCGCGCTTCTCGGCACTGTTCGAGGGCATGGGGCGCGCCATGCCGCTCCCGGCGCGCATCGTCATGGGCACCTCGGACGTGATCCGCGCCTATTGGTGGGTCGGCGCCATCGTGATCGGGCTCGGCGTCATGGGGTTCCGGCGTTGGGTCGCGACGCCGGCGGGACGGCTGCGCTGGGATCAGACGAAGCTGCGCATCGTCGGGCTGGGACAGGTCCTCCGCAAGATGGAAGTCTCGGGCGTGACGCGCACGCTCGGTACGCTCATCAAGAGCGGCGTCCCGATGATCCAGGCGCTCGACACGGCGCGCGCGGTGGTTGGCAACGTCGTCATCGCGAACGCACTCGCCGACGTCGAGGTCGGCGTGCGCGAAGGCGCGGGCGTGTCGAACCCGCTCGCGCGCTCGGGCGCCTTTCCGCCGCTCGCCGTCCAGATGATCAGCGTCGGCGAGGAGACCGGGAAGCTCGACGACATGCTGCTGCGGGTCGCCGAGCACTACGATCGCGAGGTCCGTGCGCAGATCATCCAGTTCACGCGACTGCTCGAGCCGATCATGATCGTCGTCATGGGACTGCTCGTCGGCGCGGTCGTCGTCTCGATGCTGACGGCCATCTTCAGCATCAACGACCTCCCGATGTGA
- the gspG gene encoding type II secretion system major pseudopilin GspG, whose amino-acid sequence MKRNRGNAGFTFIEMIVVVSIIGLLLALVGPRFIRGQEKAEARAAAAQIENIGTALDTFRLDVGRYPSTQEGLAALMRRPPAVDRWDGPYLKKDIPADPWGRPYYYRSPGEAGRPYDVYSLGSDGAPGGDGPARDVLSWDTNAG is encoded by the coding sequence ATGAAGCGAAACAGAGGCAACGCCGGATTCACGTTCATCGAGATGATCGTCGTGGTGAGCATCATCGGGCTCCTGCTGGCGCTCGTCGGTCCTCGGTTCATCCGCGGCCAGGAGAAGGCGGAGGCCCGCGCCGCCGCCGCCCAGATCGAGAACATCGGGACGGCGCTCGACACGTTCCGTCTCGACGTCGGTCGCTATCCGTCGACACAGGAGGGGCTGGCAGCGCTCATGCGGCGTCCGCCCGCGGTCGACCGATGGGACGGCCCGTACCTGAAGAAGGACATCCCCGCCGATCCCTGGGGGCGGCCGTACTACTACCGCAGCCCCGGCGAAGCGGGCCGGCCGTACGACGTCTACTCGCTCGGCTCCGACGGCGCCCCCGGGGGCGACGGGCCGGCACGCGACGTCCTGTCCTGGGACACGAACGCCGGTTGA